The DNA segment CAAATCGGCATCCTGCTCGATTGCTCCCGATTCACGCAGATCGGAAAGTTGAGGGCGTTTATCGCCGCCGCGCATCTCAACCATACGCGACAACTGGCTTATGGCCACCACCGGAATATTCAATTCCTTGGCCAGCGTTTTCAACGAGCGCGAGATCATGGCCATTTCCTGCTGGCGATTCTCGGCCCTCCCCGAAGCATACATCATCTGGATATAATCGACAACAATCAATCCGACATTGTGATGGGCTTTCAGGCGTCGTGACTTGGCCCGCATCTCCAAAGGAGTCAGGACGGCCGAGTCATCGATAAAGATTTTCGCTTCACTTAATGGTTCGGCGGCCAGGGTCAATTTCTGCCATTCAGCATCGCGCAGACGGTTGGTCCGCAGTTTATGCTGGCTGAGACGTGCCCGCCCGCAAAGCATCCGCAAGGCCAGTTGTTCTTTGGACATTTCAATCGAAAATACGCCTATCGGAACGTTGTGCTCTATCGCCATAAACTCGGCGATATTCAGAGCCAGGGCTGTCTTTCCCATCGATGGACGCCCGGCCACCACGATAAATTCACCATCATGAAAGCCGCCTGTCATTTCATCGAGTTTGGCATAACCGGTACTTATTCCGGCCAGACCGCCTTTGGTTTCCTGGAAATTCTCTATTTGCTCGAATGTACTCGGCACCAATTCCGAGAGCGGCGTAAAGCCTTTCCGAAGCCGGCTTTCGGAAATGGCAAAAATATTCTGTTCAGCCCGGTCAAGAATCTCGGAAACATCCTGGTCAAGGATATAACAGCTGTTGACAATACCGTTCGAGGCCTCGATTAAACGCCGCAGAACGGCCTTTTCAAGAATAATTTTAGCATAAGCCTCGGCATTGGCCGCGGTTGCCACCCCATCCACCAGTTCCACCAGATATAGCCGGCCGCCGATACGATCCAGTTGATCCATTTTGGCCAGTTCCTCGGCTACCGTGGTAATATCGCAGGGTTCATTCTTTTCATAGAGATTCAGAACCGCCCTAAATATGATGCGATGTTTGGGAACATAAAAATTATCCTCGGCCCCGATCTGCTCGAGGACAGAACTGATAACCTCGGAATCCTTTAAAACCGATCCCAGGACTGCTTGTTCGGCGTCGACCGATTGCGGCGGTTCAAGACGTGCTACTTTTTTATCCACATCAGGACTGGAGGCCATTGATCTTCTCCGGAACCAGTTCATCATACCTGGCCCTTAACATCTGGACATCTTCCCAGACATCTTTTTTGTATGACGGAAATCTCAGCAAAGCCGCAGGATGGTAAGTTACCAGAAACGGAATGCCGTGAAAATCATGCCATTTTTTCCGCAGTTTGCCCAGCGGCGTGGTGGTTTCCAGCAACCCCTGTGCGGCAATCCGACCCAAAGCGCAGATAATCCTGGGATTGATTAATCTTATCTGCTCGAGAAGATACGGCATACATGCCTTCATTTCTTCCGGTTGGGGATCCCGATTATTGGGGGGACGGCATTTCAGGATATTGGCGATATAAACATCCTCGCGACTGAATTTAATAGCCGCCAGAATCTTATCCAGTAGTTGTCCGGCCCGGCCGACAAACGGGATGCCCTGCAGATCTTCATCACGTCCGGGTGCTTCACCGATGAACATTATCCCGGCATCGGGGTTGCCGGTCCCATAGACAAATTTGGTCCGGGTCGATCCGAGCGGGCATTTCAGACATTTATCAATAGCCCGGTTATGAGCATCAAGCGACTTATAATGATACTCCCGTTTACGACTAACACCGGCGGCCGCCAGTTTTTGTTTCTTTTCACTTAAACTCGACATATCAA comes from the Candidatus Zixiibacteriota bacterium genome and includes:
- a CDS encoding uracil-DNA glycosylase — protein: MELGFDELVIDMSSLSEKKQKLAAAGVSRKREYHYKSLDAHNRAIDKCLKCPLGSTRTKFVYGTGNPDAGIMFIGEAPGRDEDLQGIPFVGRAGQLLDKILAAIKFSREDVYIANILKCRPPNNRDPQPEEMKACMPYLLEQIRLINPRIICALGRIAAQGLLETTTPLGKLRKKWHDFHGIPFLVTYHPAALLRFPSYKKDVWEDVQMLRARYDELVPEKINGLQS
- the dnaB gene encoding replicative DNA helicase produces the protein MASSPDVDKKVARLEPPQSVDAEQAVLGSVLKDSEVISSVLEQIGAEDNFYVPKHRIIFRAVLNLYEKNEPCDITTVAEELAKMDQLDRIGGRLYLVELVDGVATAANAEAYAKIILEKAVLRRLIEASNGIVNSCYILDQDVSEILDRAEQNIFAISESRLRKGFTPLSELVPSTFEQIENFQETKGGLAGISTGYAKLDEMTGGFHDGEFIVVAGRPSMGKTALALNIAEFMAIEHNVPIGVFSIEMSKEQLALRMLCGRARLSQHKLRTNRLRDAEWQKLTLAAEPLSEAKIFIDDSAVLTPLEMRAKSRRLKAHHNVGLIVVDYIQMMYASGRAENRQQEMAMISRSLKTLAKELNIPVVAISQLSRMVEMRGGDKRPQLSDLRESGAIEQDADLVLFVYREEFYLSHLPDDDPKRLEARGKADIIISKQRNGPTGVIPLTFVKDYIRFENPSWQRPEIPVQESDYEF